In the genome of Gemmatimonadales bacterium, the window CTCCTTTACGCCACCTTCACCGGCGTCTCGCCCCGGAAGGGCCACCCGAACTCGCGCAAGAGCGCCAGCGCCAGATCGTCCCGCGTCGCCGAGGTGACGATCGTGATGTCCATCCCGTGGATCCGCTCGACCTTGTCGAAGTCGATCTCGGGGAAGATCATCTGCTCCTTGATGCCGAACGTATAGTTGCCGCGTCCGTCGAAGCTCCGGTTCGAGAGCCCGCGGAAATCGCGAATGCGCGGGATCGCGAGGCTGATGAACCGGTCGAGGAACTCGTACATCCGAGCCCGGCGCAGCGTCACCGTGGTACCCACCGGCATCCCGGCCCGGAGGCCGAAATTGGCGATGGCCTTCTTGGCCCGGGTCACCACCGGCTTCTGCCCGGTGATCAGAGCCAGCTCTTCGACCGCCGCCTCGAGCCCCTTCGGATTCTTCGAGGCGTCGCCCATGCCGACGTTGAGCACGATCTTGTCGAGCTTCGGCACCTGGTGCGGGTTCGCGAGCCCGAACTCGCGCTGAAGCCTGGGCCGGATCGTCTGCTCGTAATGGGTCTGCAACCGCGGCTTCCCTTCCGCCGCTTTGGGCGCATGATCGACCGCGCCAGCAGCGGCCTTGTCCTTTCCCTTGGCCTGCGCCGCGCCGCCACCCTTAGGCGCACCGCCCCCCTTCTGACCGGCGCCCTTACCGCCCTTTCCGTCTTTACCGCCCTTACCGCCTTCCTGCATGCCTTTCGTCTCGTCCGCCATTACCTCACCCTCGGAATCGGCTGCCCCGACTTGATCGCAATCCGCTCCACCGTCCCATCTGCCGCCCGCCGCCGGCGAATACGCGTCGGCGCGCCGGTCTTGGGGTCAATGAGCATTGCCTTCGAGTGGTGGATCGGCGCCGGCATGCTGATGATTCCCGATTCGCCGCCCGGCGTCGTGGCGCGGCGGTGCCGCTTCACGATGTTGACGCCTTCGATCGTGATCCGCCCGCTCTTGGGATCGACCCGCAGCACGGTGCCGCGCTTTCCCTTCTCGTCACCCGAAACGATCTGCACGGTGTCGCCCTTGGTGATGTGCAGCCGCATCCGCTCGGGCGGCGCGTGGCGCACCCGCTTCCGCTTCTTGTAGACCAGCGGTTTCATGCTAGAGCACCTCCGGCGCGAGCGACACGATCTTCATGTATCGCTTCTCGCGCAGTTCGCGGGCGACGGGGCCGAAGATGCGGGTCGCGCGCGGCTCGCCGTTGTCGGTGATGAGCACCGCCGCGTTCTCGTCGAACCGGATGTAGGAGCCGTCCTTGCGCCGGACCTCCTTGGCCGTCCGCACGATCACCGCCTTGGCCACGTCGCCCTTCTTCACCTGCCCGGTGGGGATGGCGTCCTTGATGGCCACGACGACCTGGTCGCCGAGCCCCGCGTAGCGGCGCTTGCTGCCGCCCAGGACGCGGATCACGAGCGCGCGCCGGGCCCCCGAGTTGTCCGCGATGCGGAGGATGCTCTCTTGCTGGACCATGGCTACTTCGCTCTCTCGACGATCTCGGTGACCCGCCAGCGCACCGTCTTCGCGAGCGGCCGGGTTTCCATGATGCGCACCGTATCGCCCGTGTGCGCGCCGTGCTCGTCCCGCGCCTTCACGGTCTTGGTGCGCGTCACCTGCTTGCCGTAGACCGGGTGGGCGTAGCGGCGCACCAGCGATACGGTGACCGTGCGGGTCATCTTGTCGCTCGTCACCACCCCGACGCGGGTCTTCCGCCGCCCGCGCGGCGCACTCGTGTTCGTCGTCTCGCGTTCCGGCATGTTGCTCACCCTTGCGGCTGGCCCGCCGGCGCGCCCGGGGCGCGCTCGCGCAGGATCGTCTTGATCCGGGCGATGTCCCGGCGCAGCGCGCGGAACCGGATCGGATTCTCGATCGTCTCGGTCGCGGCGCGGAAGCGCAGCCGGAACCGTTCCTCGACGAGCTCGTGCAGTTTGGTCTCCAGCTCGTCGTTCGTGAGCTCGCGCAACTCGGTCGGCGTCATCGCTCAGGTCTCCTCGCGGGTCACGAACCGGGTCTTGACCGGCAGCTTGGCCGCCGCGAGCGCCAGCGCCTTCCGCGCCAGGTCCTCGCTGATCCCCTCGATCTCGAACAGCATCCGGCCCGGCTTTACCACGGCCACCCACCCCTCCGGGTTGCCTTTGCCCTTCCCCATGCGGGTCTCGGCCGGCTTTTTGGTGATCGGCTTGTCCGGAAAGATCCGGATCCACACCTTGCCGCCGCGCTTCATCTCGCGGGTCATGGCGACGCGGCTCGCCTCGATCTGCCGGTTGGTGATCCAGCCCGGATCGAGACTCATGAGCCCGAACTCGCCGAACGCGACCGTGTTGCCCCGCTGCGCGATGCCCCGGGTGCGGCCCTTGAACGTCTTGCGGAACTTGATCCGCTTGGGAGCCAGCATCGTTCGTCAGGCTCCGGTGCTGTAGGTGCGGCCCGCCACGTCTTCGATCACTTCGCCCTTGAAGATCCAGACCTTGATGCCGATGGTGCCGTAGGTCGTCTTTGCCGTGCTGGTGGCGTAGTCGATGTCCGCGCGCAGCGTGTGCAGCGGCACCCGTCCCTCGTGATAGCCCTCGGTGCGCGCGATCTCGGCGCCTCCCAGACGCCCCGACACCCGGATCTTGATGCCTTGCGCGCCCATTCGCATGGCGCTCTGCACCGCGCGCTTCATGGCGCGGCGGAACGAGATCCGTTGCATGAGCTGGTGGGCGATGTTGTCACCGACCAGTTGGGCCGAGAGCTCGGGCCGCTTGATCTCTTCGACGTTGATCGCGGCGTCCTTGCCGGTGAGCTGCGCCAGCTCGTCGCGCAGCTTGTCGACCTCGGCGCCGCGCTTGCCGATCACCACGCCGGGCCGCCCGGTGTGCACCGTCACGGTGGCCTTGCCGGGGCGGCGCTCGATATGGATCTCCGAGATCGCGGCGTGCCCGAGGCGGGTCTTCAGGTACTTCCGGATCAGCTCGTCCTCCTTGAGCAGCGCCGGCATGTCCTTGGCTGCGAACCAGCGCGACTTCCACGGCTTCACGATCCCGAGGCGAAAGCCCACCGGATGTGTCTTCTGGCCCATCAGTCGTTCTCCTTGGCCGCCACGTGAATCTCGACGTGGCTGGTGCGCTTTCTGATCGGCGTCGCCCGGCCCTGCGCCGCCGCGCCGAAGCGCTTGAGCGGCGAGCCGGCGTTCACGATCGCCTTGCTGACGACCAGCAGATCGGGATCGAAGTGGCCGTTGTCCTTGAGCGCCGCCTGCTCGGCATTGGCCACGGCCGAGCGCAGCGT includes:
- the rplE gene encoding 50S ribosomal protein L5, which gives rise to MQTHYEQTIRPRLQREFGLANPHQVPKLDKIVLNVGMGDASKNPKGLEAAVEELALITGQKPVVTRAKKAIANFGLRAGMPVGTTVTLRRARMYEFLDRFISLAIPRIRDFRGLSNRSFDGRGNYTFGIKEQMIFPEIDFDKVERIHGMDITIVTSATRDDLALALLREFGWPFRGETPVKVA
- the rplX gene encoding 50S ribosomal protein L24; amino-acid sequence: MKPLVYKKRKRVRHAPPERMRLHITKGDTVQIVSGDEKGKRGTVLRVDPKSGRITIEGVNIVKRHRRATTPGGESGIISMPAPIHHSKAMLIDPKTGAPTRIRRRRAADGTVERIAIKSGQPIPRVR
- the rplN gene encoding 50S ribosomal protein L14, whose amino-acid sequence is MVQQESILRIADNSGARRALVIRVLGGSKRRYAGLGDQVVVAIKDAIPTGQVKKGDVAKAVIVRTAKEVRRKDGSYIRFDENAAVLITDNGEPRATRIFGPVARELREKRYMKIVSLAPEVL
- the rpsQ gene encoding 30S ribosomal protein S17, translated to MPERETTNTSAPRGRRKTRVGVVTSDKMTRTVTVSLVRRYAHPVYGKQVTRTKTVKARDEHGAHTGDTVRIMETRPLAKTVRWRVTEIVERAK
- the rpmC gene encoding 50S ribosomal protein L29, which produces MTPTELRELTNDELETKLHELVEERFRLRFRAATETIENPIRFRALRRDIARIKTILRERAPGAPAGQPQG
- the rplP gene encoding 50S ribosomal protein L16, which gives rise to MLAPKRIKFRKTFKGRTRGIAQRGNTVAFGEFGLMSLDPGWITNRQIEASRVAMTREMKRGGKVWIRIFPDKPITKKPAETRMGKGKGNPEGWVAVVKPGRMLFEIEGISEDLARKALALAAAKLPVKTRFVTREET
- the rpsC gene encoding 30S ribosomal protein S3 — protein: MGQKTHPVGFRLGIVKPWKSRWFAAKDMPALLKEDELIRKYLKTRLGHAAISEIHIERRPGKATVTVHTGRPGVVIGKRGAEVDKLRDELAQLTGKDAAINVEEIKRPELSAQLVGDNIAHQLMQRISFRRAMKRAVQSAMRMGAQGIKIRVSGRLGGAEIARTEGYHEGRVPLHTLRADIDYATSTAKTTYGTIGIKVWIFKGEVIEDVAGRTYSTGA
- the rplV gene encoding 50S ribosomal protein L22, whose product is MSGHAIQRGVRQSPRKMRLVIDLIRGKDVNDAYAILKYNKKLAARQIAKTLRSAVANAEQAALKDNGHFDPDLLVVSKAIVNAGSPLKRFGAAAQGRATPIRKRTSHVEIHVAAKEND